The Pristiophorus japonicus isolate sPriJap1 chromosome 3, sPriJap1.hap1, whole genome shotgun sequence genome has a segment encoding these proteins:
- the bub3 gene encoding mitotic checkpoint protein BUB3 isoform X2 encodes MTGSNEFKLNQCPEDGISAIKFSPNTSQFLLVSSWDCTVRLYDITSNNMRLKYQHSAAVLDCAFHDPTHSWSGGLDLSLKMRDLNTDQESIVGSHDASIRCVEYCPEVNVMVTGSWDQTVKLWDPRTPCNAGTFAQPERVYTLSVSGDRLIVGTASRRVLVWDLRNMGYVQQRRESSLKYQTRCIRAFPNKQGYVLSSIEGRVAVEYLDPNPEVQKKKYAFKCHRLKENNLEQIYPVNAISFHSVHNTFATGGSDGFVNIWDPFNKKRLCQFHRYPTSIASLAFSNDGSAIAIASSYMYEKGEIEHPEDSIYIRQVTDAETKPK; translated from the exons aTGACTGGCTCAAATGAATTCAAACTAAACCAGTGTCCTGAAGATGGCATCTCTGCCATTAAGTTCAGTCCAAACACCTCTCAGTTCCTGTTGGTGTCATCTTGGGACTGCACTGTCCGTTTGTATGATATCACATCAAATAACATGCGCCTCAAGTACCAGCATTCAGCAGCTGTTCTGGACTGTGCTTTTCAT GATCCAACTCATTCATGGAGTGGCGGATTGGACCTTTCACTGAAAATGCGTGATTTAAACACAGATCAAG AATCTATTGTGGGTTCCCACGATGCTTCAATTCGTTGTGTTGAATACTGTCCAGAAGTGAATGTCATGGTCACAGGAAGTTGGGATCAAACAGTCAAACTATGGGATCCTAGAACGCCTTGCAATGCTGGAACATTCGCGCAACCAGAAAGG gtGTACACACTTTCTGTGTCTGGGGATCGTCTAATTGTTGGAACTGCTAGCCGTCGTGTGCTGGTGTGGGACCTGAGGAACATGGGATATGTACAGCAAAGAAGAGAATCTAGTCTGAAGTATCAGACCCGCTGCATTAGAGCATTTCCAAATAAACAG GGCTATGTTCTCAGTTCAATTGAAGGACGCGTGGCAGTGGAGTACCTTGATCCTAACCCAGAAGTGCAGAAGAAAAAATATGCTTTTAAATGTCATCGATTAAAAGAAAACAATCTTGAACAGATCTATCCAGTCAACGCCATTTCATTCCACAGTGTTCACAACACATTCGCTACTG GCGGCTCTGATGgatttgtgaatatctgggaccccttcAATAAGAAAAGATTGTGTCAGTTCCACCGCTACCCGACCAGTATTGCATCGCTTGCCTTCAGCAATGATGGCTCTGCTATTGCTATAGCATCATCATACATGTATGAGAAAGGTGAAATTGAACACCCTGAAGACAGTATCTATATTCGTCAAGTGACAGACGCGGAAACAAAGCCCAAGTGA
- the bub3 gene encoding mitotic checkpoint protein BUB3 isoform X1 — MHISLMTGSNEFKLNQCPEDGISAIKFSPNTSQFLLVSSWDCTVRLYDITSNNMRLKYQHSAAVLDCAFHDPTHSWSGGLDLSLKMRDLNTDQESIVGSHDASIRCVEYCPEVNVMVTGSWDQTVKLWDPRTPCNAGTFAQPERVYTLSVSGDRLIVGTASRRVLVWDLRNMGYVQQRRESSLKYQTRCIRAFPNKQGYVLSSIEGRVAVEYLDPNPEVQKKKYAFKCHRLKENNLEQIYPVNAISFHSVHNTFATGGSDGFVNIWDPFNKKRLCQFHRYPTSIASLAFSNDGSAIAIASSYMYEKGEIEHPEDSIYIRQVTDAETKPK; from the exons aTGACTGGCTCAAATGAATTCAAACTAAACCAGTGTCCTGAAGATGGCATCTCTGCCATTAAGTTCAGTCCAAACACCTCTCAGTTCCTGTTGGTGTCATCTTGGGACTGCACTGTCCGTTTGTATGATATCACATCAAATAACATGCGCCTCAAGTACCAGCATTCAGCAGCTGTTCTGGACTGTGCTTTTCAT GATCCAACTCATTCATGGAGTGGCGGATTGGACCTTTCACTGAAAATGCGTGATTTAAACACAGATCAAG AATCTATTGTGGGTTCCCACGATGCTTCAATTCGTTGTGTTGAATACTGTCCAGAAGTGAATGTCATGGTCACAGGAAGTTGGGATCAAACAGTCAAACTATGGGATCCTAGAACGCCTTGCAATGCTGGAACATTCGCGCAACCAGAAAGG gtGTACACACTTTCTGTGTCTGGGGATCGTCTAATTGTTGGAACTGCTAGCCGTCGTGTGCTGGTGTGGGACCTGAGGAACATGGGATATGTACAGCAAAGAAGAGAATCTAGTCTGAAGTATCAGACCCGCTGCATTAGAGCATTTCCAAATAAACAG GGCTATGTTCTCAGTTCAATTGAAGGACGCGTGGCAGTGGAGTACCTTGATCCTAACCCAGAAGTGCAGAAGAAAAAATATGCTTTTAAATGTCATCGATTAAAAGAAAACAATCTTGAACAGATCTATCCAGTCAACGCCATTTCATTCCACAGTGTTCACAACACATTCGCTACTG GCGGCTCTGATGgatttgtgaatatctgggaccccttcAATAAGAAAAGATTGTGTCAGTTCCACCGCTACCCGACCAGTATTGCATCGCTTGCCTTCAGCAATGATGGCTCTGCTATTGCTATAGCATCATCATACATGTATGAGAAAGGTGAAATTGAACACCCTGAAGACAGTATCTATATTCGTCAAGTGACAGACGCGGAAACAAAGCCCAAGTGA